Genomic window (Candidatus Methylacidiphilales bacterium):
ATTCTGGGTAAGAAATAGGATTGCCAGCACTGCGGACTTTTGTTCTTATCTTTACTCCATCTGATCCGGAGTAGCTCAGTGGTAGAGCGGTCGGCTGTTAACCGATTGGTCGTAGGTTCGAGCCCTACCTCCGGAGCCACTTTGCAAGTATTTCTCCTGCAAGCACTTCCTCCGGAGCACATGGCGAAACTGGCCCGTTTGCCAGCAAAATTGCCAGTAGGATTGCCCTGTTTGCCAGTGCTGGAGCCTAATCCATCACTCCTACGGGCGGGCTCTTTGCCTTCTGGCTAACGCCGGGAGGGGAGGCTTGGCTACCTTGGTTCCTGTCACCAGAGGAACCATGAGAGACCGTTACAGATTCTACCGCAGAAGCAACGGGATTTACTACGCAGAGGACTGCATCACAGGACAGCAGGAGAGTTTTAAAACCCGCAGTAAAAGCAGCGCCCTGCGTCTTATAGCGGCTCGCAATCAATCCGCTTCACAACCCGCCCTCAACATGGCGATGGCCAAAACCTACCTGCAAGGCAAGAGCCCTGAGTTTTTGACCCGCACTTGGGCTTTCGTCATTCAAGAAATCGCACACAACTATTGCGGCCCCACCTTGGAGCGCTGGCTGCGTGTCACCCGCAGCAAGCCCTTTGATGTCATCCGCAATTTACCCTTGGTCGATACGGACAGCTCGCATTTTATCCAAGTCTTGCGCCATCCCCGCGCTGGCACTTCTACAAATCTTTGGCTGCGACGCCTGCATAATTTTACAATGGATATGGGCTGGCTGCTCATGCCCGTTTTGCCAAAAGCCGGCTGGCCCAAGATCAAGCACAAGACGCGCTACGCCATCACCGCAGCGGAGCACCAAATGATTATTGATTCCGAACAAAACCAAGAGCGGAAATTGTTTTACGAACTGCTTTGGGAAACCGGCGGCTCGCAATCGGACATTGCCTGCTTGTCGTGGGCCAATGTCGATTCAGAGCAGGGAATAATTTTCTACCACCGCAAGAAGCTGGAAAGCCGGGGTGGGGAAGCCGCACGGATACGCATAGGCTCGCATCTGACTGCGATTTTGGAGCAGCTACCCCAAGCAGGGCTGTTCTTTCCACGGATAGCAAGGGAAGAGTCCAAGCACCGCTCTGCGGAGTTTAAACGCCGTTGCTGCATACTTGGAATCAAGGGCCGCAGCCTGCACAGCTACCGCTACGCATGGGCTGAAAGGGCTTACAGTGCGGGAATGCCGGAACGAGAAGCGATGGCGCACCTAGGCCACAAAAGCTCCGCGATTCACCGCGCTTATGCCCGTAAAGCGGATAACGTCACTATGCCGCTGGAATTTTACGAAGATCAAAAATCCAAGAAGGTGATTGATTTTAGCATCTTGGCAAGAAATAAGGCCGCTTAATTATTTTAATAAAAATAGTTATATCTAATCGCTAGATAGCCGATGCGCTTGGAGGTTGCAGCTTTTGTGCTGGTGCAGCCGAGGTTTTCCCTGTCCTGATTGAATCGTTGAGATGAGGAAGAATGTAGAGCGTCTTAATCATCGTTTCGGCTATGTCGATGGCTGCAATAAGTTCGCGGGGATGCGCCGCTTCAATTTCGTGCGCAGCAATGTTTCCGAGAAATCTGTGTGTATGGAGCATGTCCGATTGCATTTTGGACAGCACACCCATCGATGCCATTGCGTTAATTTTTTCTTGAAGACCAGTGCCCTTAGCATTGTGATTATTGCACATTGCTTCGATAAGCGCGCGCAAGCCTACACCCGCAAGAATAGGCATTCCGTTGTTTAGTGCCTGTAGAACTTCGCCGTATATGCGATTAATTTTCGTAGGCAAATGCTCGTAGCTATGCAATATAGGCTCTCTACCTGTTGTGCGCAGCGGAAAGAGTTCTTCACTCACGTTTGCCTTTCCTGTGTGAGGATCAAAATCATCTTCACTCCAAGATTCAATTCGAAAGGAAATAGTATCGCAACCACTGCAA
Coding sequences:
- a CDS encoding tyrosine-type recombinase/integrase; translated protein: MAMAKTYLQGKSPEFLTRTWAFVIQEIAHNYCGPTLERWLRVTRSKPFDVIRNLPLVDTDSSHFIQVLRHPRAGTSTNLWLRRLHNFTMDMGWLLMPVLPKAGWPKIKHKTRYAITAAEHQMIIDSEQNQERKLFYELLWETGGSQSDIACLSWANVDSEQGIIFYHRKKLESRGGEAARIRIGSHLTAILEQLPQAGLFFPRIAREESKHRSAEFKRRCCILGIKGRSLHSYRYAWAERAYSAGMPEREAMAHLGHKSSAIHRAYARKADNVTMPLEFYEDQKSKKVIDFSILARNKAA
- a CDS encoding DUF4145 domain-containing protein encodes the protein MKVICPHCKHETNHEVVAKFGVGQNQMEDFQWGRAYEIIRCSGCDTISFRIESWSEDDFDPHTGKANVSEELFPLRTTGREPILHSYEHLPTKINRIYGEVLQALNNGMPILAGVGLRALIEAMCNNHNAKGTGLQEKINAMASMGVLSKMQSDMLHTHRFLGNIAAHEIEAAHPRELIAAIDIAETMIKTLYILPHLNDSIRTGKTSAAPAQKLQPPSASAI